CAATTCAAACAATCAAAAACCCCACACCAGGAATCACCAACAGCTCATTACCTGCTTCATACAACCTTTTGTCGCACGACCAAGAATTATTTTGAAACTCCAAACCGAACCAGGCAAATGCACTAAACGCGTTCAATAAAAATGTTAAAACAACTTCTTCCCCTTACCCTCACGAGCCTCTTGATGTCTTGCGGCTCGCAGGGAGCCAGAGACCAACAAACCTGCGCTCTATACAACGCTGACAAAATTGACGCCGTTGAAGCACTCGACCGCCTAGGACTTCAACCCAATGAAAACGGCCAGAGATTTGAACCAGTCGAAACCACCTGTGCTCAGTACAGACAATCCCTTTAAAAGAGCCAAAACCTTCCCAGCCATTAAAACGTGGTCTTATTGATCAAAAAAAACAAACTAGATTGCGACGAAAGGGTGAGCAATGATCATCCTAATGTCGCCTGGAGTAACTCTTCCCGTTATACGAAAGCCATGCGGCAATCATGAGCATCAAAAGAAGCTGGAAAACTTGCAATACATGGCAACAAGAAATTCCAGATTCATCAATTACTGAGTGAAGAAACGCTCAATCAGCGTGGAGCCATCAACTCCAAAAAGCTGATCCAGCAATCCGTTCATTAGGCCAACAATAAGACTATGCACAAATGACCAATCGAAGAACGAGATCGTGGGAGCAATGAACGTAGCGATGGAAGCTGAACCGTGATCAAAACAAATCATCGACATCTTCCAAGCCAGCGAATCTTTCCATTACGAAGCAAAATCCCGGAAGGACTTAGCAACAACACAAACAACGGTGGCAACAAATCACCACTGGAATCAATTCACCACCATCAATCAGAGGACAAGGGAGAACGCCAAAACTGATGTTGCCATCAAGCAGAGAGCCATTATTGATCCATTCACCAGAAATATTCCTGTTCTAAAAATCAGTCCACATGCCCAAGGCGTAAGGCCAAACGCGCAGGACCAAACGACTCTTCTCTGGACAGTCAGCCACTAAATCCACCCACACTGGCATCGTTAAGGTTGACAGCTAAAATTGCATGGCTCACAAGGCAATCTTCGAGGACGGCCTTGAATGCAATCTTTCCAATGCACTTCCAGCATTCCTCACTCTCAAGCCTCTTATGATGACTACCTCCTCCTATTGGCTTATGAAAAGCGAGCCAAATGTTTATGGCATTGAACATTTGAGGAATGAGAAAGTCACCTTATGGGATGGAATTAGAAATTACCAAGCCCGTAACTTCATGAGAAAGATGAAAGTCGGAGATCAGGCTTTTTTCTATCACTCCAATTGCAAGCCACCGGGGATTGTGGGTCTGATGGAAGTCACTGAAACTGGACTCGTCGATCCAACGCAGTTTGATACTAACTCTAAATATTACGACCCTGCATCCAAGCAGGATTCTCCACGCTGGGATTGCGTAAAACTCGCCTATCGCGGTCAATTTTCTGACATGTTGACCCTTGATGATCTGCGCGAGTCGTACCAAGCAGATGAACTAACTGTTGTTCGTCGCGGGAATCGACTTTCTATTCTTCCGGTTGACACAGAAATCGCGATGGATTTATTAAGAAGACTTGGACCACTTCAATGATCCGCTCATAGGCATTTCTGCTGAGCGACTGCCGATTGCCACCATTATTCCAAGGGCCTGGATCGGCTTTAAGAAAGCTCCCTGGTCCTTCATCGGGCTCACAGCATTGATGCTGACCTGCCTGATGGGCCTAGGTGTGGTCGCACGAGATCTCCAACTCAGTAGTCATAGCTTCGTTCGATATACCGGCGATCTTGTGCTCGTCATGGCAGCACTTGTTCCGCTAGCCCCCCTGTTAGCTCTGCTGCAGCTGGCAGACGAACACCTACCCGGGGGATTGGATCGAGACCCAGAGCAACCCACTGCAAGACGTCGATTTCTTTGGATGCTGAAGCAGACCTGCGGCCTTGTGGTTTTAGAGGTCCTTATCGGCATTGGTGGAATCAGTTCAATTCGCCTTTTGAGTCGATTTTTGGCACCCCACAGCGGTGTTCTCGCCAGCTTGGTTGTCATGTTGGGTGGTGTCGGTATCGCCATCTGGCTGATTGGCCAACTCCTCTCCGTTCCATTACTGATCCATCACGGAT
The Synechococcus sp. CC9311 DNA segment above includes these coding regions:
- a CDS encoding EVE domain-containing protein, giving the protein MTTSSYWLMKSEPNVYGIEHLRNEKVTLWDGIRNYQARNFMRKMKVGDQAFFYHSNCKPPGIVGLMEVTETGLVDPTQFDTNSKYYDPASKQDSPRWDCVKLAYRGQFSDMLTLDDLRESYQADELTVVRRGNRLSILPVDTEIAMDLLRRLGPLQ